The window TCCAGTGGTCTGAAAActggcagatgtccttcagcgTAGACAAGCGTAAAGTCGTGCACTTTGGATCCAGAAATAGTTACCATATATACATACAACATGCATGGGAAGCCTATTTAGGTCGTGCAGGAGGGATCGGATCTTGAGGTCACCATTAGCAGTGAACTGAATCATACAAATTACAAAAGAAGCATAAAACAAAGTCAACACTGTTCGGGTTCATAACGTGCAGCTTCGAGAGTAAGACGCCGGGAGTAATGTTAACTTTATATtactcaatggtaagacctcacctccaATACGTAGTGCCGTTCTGGCCCCCTAATAACAAGAAGGATAATGAATTAATGGGTATAGCTCAGCGCGCGCTACAAATATGATTCCACCCTCAAGGGTTCAGCCGttcgaagaacgactcaagcggctCAATGTCGCTTACGAGGAGAGATGATGTCTTAGTACTTGAAGACGTTCAATAACATCGATCACTAAGTTCTTTGAGCTCCTGCGGAAGTAGTAAGTgcgaaaccatcaactccttcaaaaatcgaatcggcCGATATTTCATTGCGTCAGAAGTGAACTGGAAGTAGGAaccgaagtgctttcatttgctctgcAGACACGAAGTGACTGTCGAGTGGATTAAATTACTAGAGCGGGCAATCTCGTCATGAGTCAATAGACTTtatgttgcctgtctttccatgtttcttGGTTTCCATGACCAGTATGCTCCAAAAGACTATAGAAGACACATATGATAACATAGTAATACATTAATGGAAATATTGTTCCTAGTTATCTAACGGAGCACTGGAGTGTTCTGAAGGGATTTTCAATATCACAGTCTTGTGTTTCGGCAGCTTTTATCCGTGTTTAGATGGGGCCACTGCTGTGTAGTGTTAGTTCTGGCCTATTCGACCGGATGCCTTTCCTGACGTCCTGCGGTGGCACTGGGGCTGGAACCGCCTTGCCTTGGCTCTGTGTTCCATGGCTTAATGCTCTAAACTACCAGACCACCGCGCAACATTTACAGCATCATAGTAACATGCTGTTATTCTACTTTCACATTGCCTTGCTCTCAAAACATAAGGAACCAAAGCTTTCGTGTCGAAATATAGAGTAAATTCCGCGGAGTGTTGCCTCACAGCCAAGGACGCACAGCAGTGATGAGCAACTTTATATTTTTTCCAGGCTGACGCATCCTCCCAAATGTCAAAGTTTTCTAGAACCTACGCATTTTTTCTCCGAATTTCAAATGTGTCATGATTAGTCTGTTAAAAGCGgtttcagtttcctttctctaAAAGGCTTATGAGGCATGAGAGTCTGTCTATAGATCCTTGTTCACGCCTGCGGCTTTGACCGTTGTCACGAGGAAAGCATCAGGACACTTGGGAGCGGAAATACACGTCCTTACATGGCGTCATCTTGCAGCGCTGCACGTTGCGGATTTACTCTTCCTCGGTTTGTTTTATCACGTGTAAAATAACATAGATGAAATTGCATTACAAACTGGAGCACAACATTACCAAAGACTGTTATGAAAAAATCCTGCTTCCTGCTTCCTGCCTGACACCCGCCTCGCCGCTGCCACTCCCGTTACTCAGTATTTGGAATTAGTGCATGGGACACCACGACAGACAACCATCTAACTGTACGTTACGCTAAATAATATTCTCCCTTACCAACAGTACTCAGACacacctgcgctctctctctctctctctctctctctctctctctctctctctctctctctctctctctctctctctctctctctctctctctctctcatacacccaaaaataaaaaatataacatTAAGCTCAATACAATTTCCGCGCCTGACGAGGAAGGATGCACACTCGTCCTTGCCAGGCCCGGCCAGCACTTCCAGGCCGGCGAGCTGCGGCAGCTGTCTTACCCCGGGTATATAAGGCCACACGCCTCCTGGAGCTGCACACACTCTCAGTCCACTGGTCAGTGACCGACGAGCCTCCCAAAGCTTCTCCTACAGGTACGAACGGGGCGCCACTGCCGCTCGATGAGTCCTAGCACACGCACGCTGCATTGAAACACATTCAGTCACTAACATCAACACTCACCACAGCCTCACGCTGTGTCCCAGCACATTCATGCTGCACCTAAGATTACCAGTACTCACTGCAGCACATTCACTCACTAGTCCCAACACCTAAGGTTACCAGTACTCACAGCAACACAGACTCACTAACGCCAACGAACAGTCTTTCCCCACCCATGCATCACTCACCCTTCCCTTGTCGGTGCTTTGCAGCTCAACGCTCCCTCCAGCAGTTCAAGATGAACTTCCTCCGCGTCGTGGCAGTACTTGTGGCGGTGCTGGTCGCCGTGGCCTCCGTCACCGAGGCGTCGCCCTTCTTCGGCCGCCGCGGCGGTGGTCGTGGCGGCcgtcgtggtggtggcggctcaAACGGCGTCAACGGCATCATCGGGGATGCGTACTCCGATGTCGGACGAAACATCTTCCCCGCCTACCCCAACCCCCTGGGCTTCGTGGGATAGGCAGTGATGACGAGCCTGCCGCATcatcagcagcggcagcagcaagaGGACGCatcaaggacaagaacaagaacgcaGTGCCGCGCGCTGCCGCCGTCGGCGCCGTCGGTCGGCGGCCGGACGCCAGGCCGTGCCGGGAAGTGGACGCCGCCGCGTCCCGGCCACCAGCAGGCCGCCACATACCTCGTCGCCGCGACGAGCGTCAGTGGCGCCCACGTGCAGCAGCGACAAGGCTGCAGCAACAAGTCTTATTTATCGAGGCGAGAAGTGTTACAAAGTCGGGAGAAAAGTCCGCAGGTTGTCTCCCCCAAAGTGTGAGGCTGTTAGTGTGTTTTGTGGTGAATCAGAGAAGTCGCTGCGTGCGAGTCTCGAGCTCATCCGCTGATGATAGTGTAGAGCTGAGACGACATCAGCTGACATTGTGGCGCCGGCCAGAGGCGGCTCCGGAGGGGGTCAGCGTGACTCTGGCCAGCGAGGTGTTATCATCTGGGAACAAACAACGTTTTGTCTTGTTCCAGTGGTCACCGGGGCAAGTTGATTTGGTATGTTTGGTAGCAAAGATTTCGCTTGTGTTTATGGATAAATGACAGATTTTGTTCTAGCTTAGTTAGCAGCCAAGTTGCTCCTACTGCATCATTATCAGTGAAGATTTTTCATCACTTGTGAGGAAAATGTTACTGTAAAccatatcttatttttcttttgttcattcaATGTAAGGTAAATTAGATTATATAACTGCGTCTTCTTTAGATGTCTCTTTTTGTGCACCATGACAAATTATATGAACAATTCGCACTTTGGAGTTTCCTTATTTCCGTGTTTATTTATTGGCCTAGCGCCTTGAAGCTTCTTTGATGGGGTGTTGTGATCGGTTTCATCCTCTGCTGGCTTGGATAGACCTTACAACATAAGTTCTTCAGGCTCGTGCTGCGACGCTGCATGCACAAGTCTGATGTCGGAGTCTGTTTACGTGGCGTTAGTCATGTCAATGGCCAATCACCTTCAGGCTGCAAATATCATATTCGCCTTTTTGTCTTCGGCTCTTCAAAAGTTTACAGCTTTTTTGCCTGTCTTGGTAACGATGACAAGATGAACtataaggaaaataaacagtAATGCCAACTAGTTCTCTAACCTTCCAAAGAGCCTGATCTGTTGTTCTATTATATGTAATTTAGCATATCCACAGAAACGCAATGTTAGAAAAGTATACACCGTCCAAATCTCCTCATAATGGTTTGGtaagctgttcatccttcccttcgaggatggtcgataaatgggaagTACCTGGGAaactggtaacccggatgtttcACTCTCCCCGTGTCACGCCAATGgattccctcccaccacaggctcaaagggacaaCGGAGCGTAGATGAACACCA of the Eriocheir sinensis breed Jianghai 21 chromosome 24, ASM2467909v1, whole genome shotgun sequence genome contains:
- the LOC127002953 gene encoding uncharacterized protein LOC127002953, producing MHTRPCQARPALPGRRAAAAVLPRVYKATRLLELHTLSVHWSVTDEPPKASPTAQRSLQQFKMNFLRVVAVLVAVLVAVASVTEASPFFGRRGGGRGGRRGGGGSNGVNGIIGDAYSDVGRNIFPAYPNPLGFVG